The proteins below are encoded in one region of Clostridium fermenticellae:
- a CDS encoding MBL fold metallo-hydrolase, translated as MKKITDKLYQFSIYIPPMDFTIHQYLLDTDPAILFATGTAQQAQSTLSDIKKVLGDKLLKYIFISHVESDECGGISVLKKAYPDITVICGELAARELPGYGYTGKIQMKKGGETLTDGYLKLKFVDYPSEVHLQNGILCLEENSGIFYSADIALRFGNGVGKIIKGSWSDEVNAIDAERVPNEKACEKLKEDLEAISPNLIAVGHGFCIDCR; from the coding sequence ATGAAGAAGATCACAGACAAGCTTTATCAGTTTTCTATTTATATACCGCCGATGGATTTTACGATTCATCAGTATTTGCTGGATACCGATCCGGCAATCCTTTTTGCAACTGGAACTGCGCAGCAGGCGCAATCAACGCTGTCTGATATTAAAAAGGTGCTCGGAGATAAACTTCTTAAGTATATCTTTATCTCTCACGTGGAATCCGACGAGTGCGGCGGGATTTCGGTTTTAAAAAAAGCATATCCTGACATAACCGTCATCTGCGGGGAGCTTGCGGCGAGGGAACTTCCAGGGTACGGATATACGGGAAAGATACAGATGAAAAAGGGCGGAGAAACACTTACAGACGGCTATCTGAAACTGAAGTTCGTGGATTATCCTTCGGAGGTTCATCTGCAGAATGGCATCCTGTGTCTTGAAGAGAACAGCGGAATATTCTATTCTGCAGACATCGCTTTGCGTTTTGGCAATGGCGTCGGAAAAATAATCAAGGGAAGTTGGAGCGATGAAGTGAACGCGATAGACGCCGAAAGGGTTCCGAATGAGAAAGCATGTGAAAAGTTGAAGGAGGATCTCGAAGCAATTTCCCCGAACCTGATTGCGGTTGGGCATGGCTTCTGCATTGACTGCAGGTAA